A genomic region of Phragmites australis chromosome 2, lpPhrAust1.1, whole genome shotgun sequence contains the following coding sequences:
- the LOC133908848 gene encoding histone-lysine N-methyltransferase SUVR3, whose translation MRNPTTPGAVGESAELFLPWLPPRDLADAASACRALRATASAVTARRAADAARGLEPVPIPFHNRVDSKPYAYFHYTPFSLIVPSSSPHAQPWGCAWAQPPGPTWPRPNLDGFPSAVCGCPCAAGECGGPRCACADAEADAAGSGSGSEAGIGSLRECSDGCACGPSCGNRRTQRGVAVRLRVVRHLQKGWGLHAAEALGRGRFVCEYAGEFLTTEEARRRQKLYDELASVGKLSPALIVIREHLPSGKACLRVNIDATKVANVARFINHSCDGGNLQPVLVRSSGSLLPRLCFFAGRDILEGEELTFSYGDARVRPKGLPCFCGSLGCPGVLPSEET comes from the exons ATGAGAAACCCAACAACACCCGGCGCCGTCGGCGAGTCGGCGGAGCTGTTCCTGCCGTGGCTGCCGCCGCGGGACCTCGCCGACGCGGCATCCGCCTGCCGCGCCCTGCGCGCAACCGCGTCCGCCGTCAccgcgcgccgcgccgccgacgCGGCGCGCGGACTGGAGCCGGTGCCCATCCCGTTCCACAATCGCGTCGACTCGAAGCCCTACGCCTACTTCCACTACACCCCCTTCTCCCTCATCgttccctcctcctccccacatGCCCAGCCGTGGGGCTGCGCGTGGGCCCAACCGCCAGGCCCCACCTGGCCCCGCCCCAACCTCGATGGCTTCCCATCGGCCGTGTGCGGGTGCCCGTGCGCCGCGGGGGAGTGCGGCGGCCCCCGGTGCGCGTGCGCCGATGCGGAGGCCGACGCGGcgggctcgggctcgggctcGGAAGCCGGGATCGGGAGCCTCAGGGAGTGCAGCGACGGGTGCGCGTGCGGTCCGTCGTGTGGGAACCGGCGGACGCAGCGCGGCGTCGCGGTGCGGCTGCGCGTCGTGCGCCACCTACAGAAGGGGTGGGGGCTGCACGCCGCCGAGGCCCTCGGCCGCGGGCGGTTTGTGTGCGAGTACGCCG GTGAGTTCTTGACAACTGAAGAAGCACGGAGGCGGCAGAAGCTTTATGATGAACTTGCCTCTGTTGGTAAGCTCTCTCCTGCACTCATTGTCATACGAGAGCATCTCCCTTCTGGGAAAGCATGCTTAAGAGTTAACATCGATGCAACAAAAGTGGCCAACGTGGCTCGTTTTATCAACCATTCATGTGATGGAGGCAACTTGCAGCCTGTGTTAGTGAGGAGCTCTGGTTCGTTGCTCCCACGACTCTGCTTCTTTGCTGGCAGAGATATATTGGAAGGAGAAGAGCTCACCTTCAGTTACGGTGATGCTAGAGTTAGGCCGAAGGGTTTGCCGTGCTTTTGTGGAAGCTTGGGGTGTCCCGGTGTACTTCCTTCAGAAGAAACATGA
- the LOC133906934 gene encoding LOB domain-containing protein 20-like produces MSRAIQPPSKRAGAASAAGPAHAQAQAEEAPAGAGAPCGACKFLRRRCVPGCVFAPHFGGGNGSGREHGGGGAGAAQFATVHKVFGASNVAKMLSRVPAALRRDAASTVCYEAQARIADPVYGCVGTILALQHQVALVQAELSMVQTELLNRRLALATVHPTYSGVSPPNQMVNCGALSQAMDFIDIEPSLRGLSPPLLPSQQPHRVEEDQEGESQTMDVFLGK; encoded by the exons ATGTCGCGTGCGATTCAGCCGCCCAGCAAGCGCGCCGGCGCCGCGTCCGCGGCAGGCCCGGCCCACGCGCAGGCGCAGGCGGAGGAGGCGCCGGCGGGGGCCGGGGCGCCGTGCGGCGCGTGCAAGTTCCTGCGCCGGCGGTGTGTGCCGGGGTGCGTGTTCGCGCCCCACTTCGGCGGCGGCAACGGGAGCGGGAGGGAGCACGGCGGTGGCGGGGCCGGCGCGGCGCAGTTCGCGACCGTGCACAAGGTGTTCGGCGCCAGCAACGTGGCTAAGATGCTGTCGCGGGTTCCTGCGGCGCTGCGCCGGGACGCGGCCAGCACCGTCTGCTACGAGGCACAGGCGCGCATCGCCGACCCCGTCTACGGTTGCGTCGGCACCATCCTCGCCCTACAGCACCAG GTAGCACTCGTCCAAGCCGAGCTTTCCATGGTGCAAACTGAACTCCTCAACCGCAGACTGGCCTTGGCGACGGTGCACCCGACGTACTCCGGCGTGTCTCCGCCGAACCAGATGGTGAATTGTGGCGCCCTTTCACAAGCTATGGATTTCATAGACATCGAGCCTTCGCTGAGGGGCCTGTCGCCTCCTCTCCTGCCATCGCAACAACCACATAGGGTGGAGGAAGACCAGGAGGGAGAAAGTCAAACCATGGATGTCTTCTTGGGGAAATAG
- the LOC133908847 gene encoding uncharacterized protein LOC133908847, which produces MDEEAKHLETARADRPVWLMKCPTVVSRAWQEAAASASAPESGGANPNPNPNPVVAKVVLSLDPLRDKQPTQFKMEMAQSDNGNTPKSYSLNMYNDFVPMCIFSESNEEKLACEGKVENKFDMKPHRENLVEYGKLCRERTTKFMAKPRQVQVLENDHGMRMRPMPGMVGLIPSGPKEKKKPIPTKPSDMKRTRRDRTEMENILFKLFERQPNWSLKQLMQETDQPEQFLKEILNDLCVYNKRGPNQGTHELKPEYKKSTEVNEAT; this is translated from the exons ATGGACGAGGAGGCGAAGCACCTGGAGACGGCGCGGGCCGACCGCCCCGTGTGGCTCATGAAGTGCCCCACCGTCGTCTCCCGCGCCTGGCAGGAGGCCGCCGCTTCCGCTTCCGCCCCCGAGTCCGGCGGCGccaaccctaaccctaaccctaacccggTCGTCGCCAAGGTCGTCCTCTCCCTCGACCCCCTCCGCGACAAGCAGCCTACCCAG TTCAAGATGGAGATGGCTCAATCAGACAATGGCAACACACCAAAGAGTTACTCTCTGAATATGTATAATGATTTTGTGCCGATGTGCATCTTTTCTGAGTCTAACGAAG AGAAACTTGCATGTGAAGGGAAAGTCGAGAATAAATTTGACATGAAACCACACAGAGAAAATCTTGTGGAATATGGAAAGTTATGCCGTGAGAGGACTACTAAGTTTATGGCTAAACCAAGACAAGTGCAG GTACTTGAGAATGACCATGGAATGCGCATGAGACCCATGCCTGGCATGGTTGGCCTAATACCTTCTGGTCCAAAG gagaagaagaagccaatACCAACAAAACCTTCGGACATGAAAAGAACAAGAAGGGACCGTACGGAAATGGAAAATATCCTATTCAAGCTTTTCGAGAGGCAGCCAAATTGGTCACTAAAGCAGCTAATGCAAGAGACGGACCAACCTGAG CAATTCCTGAAGGAGATACTGAACGATCTCTGTgtctacaacaaaagaggacCAAATCAAGGGACGCACGAGCTCAAGCCTGAATACAAGAAGTCTACAGAGGTCAATGAGGCTACTTGA